A single genomic interval of Mustela nigripes isolate SB6536 chromosome 7, MUSNIG.SB6536, whole genome shotgun sequence harbors:
- the FBXO48 gene encoding F-box only protein 48, whose product MQKNSERNHNSRISGIELNSVDAEKEKKKSQNNFVELLPPEVTFKIFSQLDIGSLCRASLTCKSWNNIVRNSDSLRKPHCLTLGTVCQREIDDDLESGYSWRISLVILLRNYQKSKVKHEWLSGRYSNICSPLSLPEKIMYPMDVDTWGEILEAELERKAEKLPRSYNFETLKLK is encoded by the exons ATGCAGAAAAACTCCGAGAGGAACCATAATTCAAGAATTTCTGGCATAGAATTGAATTCTGTGGatgctgagaaggaaaaaaaaaagagtcaaaataACTTTGTTGAACTGCTACCTCCagaagttacttttaaaattttcagtcaGCTAGACATTGGGAGTCTGTGCAGGGCTTCACTAACCTGCAAGAGCTGGAATAACATAGTAAGAAACAGTGACTCCTTGCGGAAACCTCATTGCTTGACTCTAGGAACTGTATGCCAAAGGGAAATAGACGATGATCTAGAAAGTGGATACTCCTGGAGAATAAGTTTA GTAATACTACTGAGGAATTACCAGAAGAGTAAAGTGAAACACGAATGGCTAAGTGGCAGATACAGCAACATATGTTCTCCTCTGAGCCTACCAGAAAAAATCATGTACCCAATGGATGTAGATACATGGGGGGAAATTCTAGAAGCAGAACtggaaagaaaagctgaaaaattaCCAAGATCTTATAACTTTGAGACTTTGAAACTAAAATGA